One genomic segment of Ipomoea triloba cultivar NCNSP0323 chromosome 9, ASM357664v1 includes these proteins:
- the LOC116030080 gene encoding vacuolar protein 8 gives MQHSGAEQPPSPAEILDRITVLLSQLLPSSLSIKSFTSRWQVLRSKLGSIKSLLSEISESPHWSDNALLPTLLPDLLSTLLRVDTLCRQCGDPSFTPGKLLMQSDLDMASGWLSKQINHLDLLCRSGVLRQSTAIVLSHPTSTSTKEDLILFIRDLFTRLQIGGVEFKKKALESLVQLLAEDEKSAGLVAKEGHVGYLINLLDLNADPATRELAVLAVSMLVSTSDQARKCVFEEGGLGPLLRVIESCSVTVKERAAMAVECITTDPENAWAISAYGGVPVLVELCKSGSASAQIHGVGAIRNVSVNEDVRIALADEGAIPVLVQLLVSGKASAQEKAANCIAILASSGKYYRDLLLKEKGLQKLLQLLHESSSSDTLEHVLRATHSLSTCELTSKHLSSSTTFIIQLAEIIKHGNTMIQYISASLLANLSISESDKRAIAGCMGALVKLMESAKPDGLQEVAANALVSLLTVKSNRKDLVRDEKSVMKLSQMLDPKNDLVSKKFPVAVVAAIMAGGSKGCRKLLVAAGVNGHLQTLTEMEVVGAKKALQRLSMSRLKSILTRTWRSE, from the coding sequence ATGCAGCACTCCGGCGCCGAGCAGCCGCCGTCTCCGGCGGAAATCCTTGATCGAATCACCGTCCTTCTTTCGCAATTGCTGCCGTCGTCTCTGTCGATTAAGTCGTTCACCTCGCGCTGGCAGGTTCTCCGGTCGAAGCTCGGCAGTATAAAGTCACTTCTGAGTGAAATCTCCGAATCGCCGCACTGGTCTGACAATGCGCTCCTCCCTACGCTTCTTCCTGACCTGCTTTCGACTCTTCTCCGGGTGGATACGCTCTGCCGCCAGTGCGGAGATCCTTCTTTTACTCCCGGGAAGCTTCTGATGCAGTCCGACCTCGATATGGCCTCCGGCTGGCTCTCCAAGCAGATTAACCACCTTGACCTCCTCTGCCGCTCCGGCGTCCTCCGCCAGTCCACGGCTATTGTCCTTTCACACCCTACCTCCACCTCCACCAAAGAGGATTTAATCCTCTTCATCAGAGACCTCTTCACGCGCCTCCAGATCGGCGGCGTCGAGTTTAAGAAGAAGGCCTTGGAGTCGCTCGTTCAGCTTCTCGCTGAGGACGAGAAATCGGCGGGGCTCGTGGCTAAAGAAGGGCATGTCGGCTACTTGATCAATCTTCTGGACCTTAACGCGGATCCCGCAACTCGCGAGCTGGCTGTTCTGGCCGTGTCGATGCTTGTTTCGACTAGCGATCAGGCCAGGAAGTGCGTGTTTGAAGAGGGCGGGTTGGGGCCGCTGCTTAGGGTAATCGAGTCCTGTTCGGTCACCGTCAAGGAAAGGGCCGCCATGGCTGTGGAATGCATAACTACTGATCCCGAAAATGCCTGGGCAATCTCTGCCTATGGAGGTGTCCCTGTCCTAGTTGAACTCTGTAAATCAGGGTCCGCCTCAGCTCAAATTCATGGTGTCGGGGCAATTCGAAACGTATCAGTCAACGAAGATGTTCGGATTGCATTAGCAGATGAAGGGGCTATTCCTGTTTTAGTGCAATTACTGGTATCAGGCAAGGCCTCAGCCCAAGAAAAGGCGGCAAACTGCATAGCAATACTAGCTTCTTCCGGCAAATATTACCGTGATTTGTTACTTAAGGAAAAGGGGTTGCAGAAGCTGCTTCAGCTGCTACATGAATCTAGCAGCTCTGATACATTAGAGCATGTTTTGAGGGCAACTCATTCCCTTTCTACCTGTGAGTTAACTTCAAAACATCTCTCATCATCCACCACTTTTATTATCCAGTTAGCAGAGATTATAAAGCATGGCAACACGATGATACAGTACATTTCTGCTTCACTGCTTGCGAATTTATCCATAAGTGAGAGTGATAAGAGGGCAATTGCCGGGTGTATGGGTGCTTTGGTGAAGTTAATGGAGTCTGCAAAGCCTGATGGGCTGCAGGAGGTGGCAGCAAATGCCTTGGTTTCCTTGTTGACTGTGAAGTCCAATCGTAAGGACTTGGTGAGGGATGAGAAGAGTGTAATGAAGCTTTCCCAGATGCTGGATCCAAAGAACGATTTGGTTTCAAAGAAGTTCCCGGTGGCAGTGGTGGCGGCAATCATGGCTGGCGGGAGTAAGGGATGCCGCAAGCTGCTTGTGGCAGCTGGAGTTAATGGACATTTGCAAACTCTGACAGAGATGGAGGTTGTTGGGGCCAAAAAGGCCTTGCAGAGACTCTCCATGAGTCGGCTGAAGAGCATACTCACCCGGACATGGAGGAGTGAATGA
- the LOC116030070 gene encoding uncharacterized protein LOC116030070, with the protein MDQQQQVLNFSVTWRGKKFTLEMEPGTTLKALGDELRKLTNVEDDTMRLFVPINKSSKLIYPFSKEHSYLKLDEASILQGKSLRMLGVPRDEVDEVLERAKEDLRIAGFEEEEKRQRQRIPDRLGTSLKLPQGPYIFCDFRTLHLPGIELNPPASEALKLMHKLAADPGIVAIMNKHRWRVGLMSEMAPVGYVGVSPKCILGLNKNRGEEISLRLRTDDLKGFRKYQSIKKTLLHELAHMIYSEHDANFYALDKQLNEEAATLDWTKSRSHTLSGLQHLENYEDDVFDNYVSSSQKLGGKSSFSSARVSSVDAAYRRFADTSANRSRETESHQEPDPDDHELVIHHMDVDQENGLTNTKLDPLQEYTGTLDITESCDQNCCEPDPDEATSMKSEASTESNWKIVTAHQNSDYHESISSLPPLEAMEHEEPDPDDSEKVIVKTDASAEAREENQICRISGSDESQQKSDCLTELDLNDKGIHIDEPDPDDQELQRIQDPVVTVCSNLQKAVEVLKAQASPLDAARVLQTLLKIIKNVIEHPDELKFKKLKKVNPIIKRDVLNYKAAMDVLALIGFSEDVLFDETGRTENYLVLKRNDPGLLWLAKSSLETYIA; encoded by the exons ATGGATCAGCAACAACAAGTGCTTAATTTCTCTGTTACATGGAGAGGCAAGAAGTTCACTCTGGAAATGGAGCCTGGAACTACACTTAAAGCATTGGGTGATGAGTTGCGGAAGCTCACCAATGTTGAAGATGATACCATGCGACTATTTGTGCCCATCAATAAAAGTTCAAAGCTGATTTATCCTTTCTCTAAGGAACACTCCTATTTGAAATTGGACGAGGCATCTATTCTTCAG ggaAAATCTCTTAGGATGTTGGGAGTTCCCAGAGATGAGGTGGATGAAGTCCTAGAAAGAGCAAAGGAAGACCTCAGAATTGCTggctttgaagaagaagaaaagaggcAGAGGCAGAGAATACCTGATAGGCTTGGGACCTCACTAAAACTTCCACAGGGCCCTTATATCTTCTGTGATTTTAGAACACTCCATCTTCCAGGAATAGAG CTGAACCCTCCCGCTTCTGAAGCTCTAAAACTAATGCATAAGCTTGCTGCAGATCCAGGAATTGTTGCAATTATGAATAAG CATCGCTGGCGTGTCGGACTCATGTCAGAGATGGCTCCTGTCGGATATGTTGGGGTGAGCCCAAAATGTATCCTTGGTTTAAACAAG AATCGTGGAGAAGAGATATCGTTACGTCTACGCACAGATGACCTTAAGGGTTTCAGGAAGTATCAGAGCATCAAGAAGACTCTATTGCATGAACTG GCACACATGATATATTCTGAACACGATGCAAACTTTTATGCTTTGGATAAGCAG CTCAATGAAGAAGCTGCTACACTAGATTGGACTAAATCAAGAAGCCACACTTTAAGTGGCTTGCAACATTTGGAAAATTATGAAGATGATGTCTTTGATAATTATGTTTCTTCATCACAAAAACTTGGTGGGAAATCATCGTTTTCCAGTGCTCGCGTCTCTTCAGTGGATGCTGCCTATCGTCGTTTTGCGGACACATCTGCCAATCGCTCTAGAGAAACTGAGTCGCATCAGGAACCTGATCCTGATGATCATGAGCTTGTAATTCATCACATGGATGTTGATCAAGAGAATGGCCTGACCAATACAAAATTAGACCCTCTGCAGGAATACACGGGTACGCTGGATATTACTGAGTCTTGTGATCAGAACTGCTGTGAACCCGATCCTGATGAGGCAACTTCCATGAAATCTGAGGCTTCTACAGAATCAAACTGGAAAATTGTCACTGCACATCAAAACTCTGATTATCATGAATCAATAAGTTCTCTACCTCCATTGGAAGCAATGGAACATGAAGAACCTGATCCTGATGATTCTGAAAAAGTTATAGTAAAAACAGATGCATCAGCCGAAGCAAGGGAAGAGAATCAGATCTGCAGGATCTCTGGTTCAGATGAATCTCAACAGAAAAGTGACTGTTTGACAGAACTAGATCTCAATGATAAAGGCATTCACATTGATGAGCCAGATCCTGATGACCAGGAATTGCAGAGGATACAAGATCCTGTGGTCACTGTTTGCAGCAATTTGCAAAAAGCAGTTGAAGTGCTGAAAGCTCAAGCTAGTCCGTTGGATGCTGCTAGAGTACTGCAAACTCTGCTCAAAATCATCAA GAATGTGATTGAACATCCGGatgaattaaaattcaaaaagctaaaAAAG GTCAACCCTATAATTAAGAGAGATGTATTGAACTATAAAG CTGCAATGGATGTCCTAGCTTTGATTGGATTCAGCGAGGATGTTTTGTTTGATGAAACAGGGAGAACAGAGAATTACTTGGTCCTGAAAAGAAACGACCCGGGTCTGCTGTGGCTTGCCAAGTCGTCGCTTGAAACATACATTGCATAG